The Lycium barbarum isolate Lr01 chromosome 10, ASM1917538v2, whole genome shotgun sequence genome includes a region encoding these proteins:
- the LOC132615917 gene encoding RNA pseudouridine synthase 5 isoform X2, whose product MSKKAEVAAHFGVPWPTLNDGLTYHDIVRLTDAGLTLIEFYFRKYKNSAPLLGWLQRIQNRQITVDGKVVTLPDTELRAGAELVYHRLPWREPDAPYLLQVLFEDDHLIVVNKPSGLQVLPGGSYQQRTVLTQLQWHACKLTTTSSGCQKAHPVPVHRLGRGTSGILLCAKTKLGKSRLAAYFAEGTSVVEDKYTNSECNTMRKICKIYRALVSGVMAMDEVVIKQPIGTIKYPGVAKGLYVASPSGKPALSSVRVLDRDLENNCTLVQVEIQSGRPHQIRIHLSFNGHPLIGDPLYVSGGQPKCFHPELMGENFEKDGGYQRPENPVPGDCGYNLHAHQIVLIHPIINEVAALTLPNGILLP is encoded by the exons ATGTCGAAAAAAGCAGAAGTTGCGGCCCATTTTGGAGTGCCATGGCCAACACTTAATGACGGATTAACCTACCATGATATTGTCCGACTCACCGATGCTG GTCTTACACTGattgaattctacttcagaaaGTACAAAAATTCAGCTCCTTTACTAGG TTGGTTGCAGAGAATTCAAAATAGACAG ATAACAGTTGATGGTAAAGTTGTTACCTTACCAGATACTGAACTCAG GGCAGGTGCTGAATTAGTATACCATCGCCTTCCTTGGAGAGAACCTGATGCACCTTACTTGTTACAAGTACTATTTGAAGATGACCACTTG ATTGTCGTAAATAAACCTTCCGGTTTGCAAGTTCTTCCTGGAGGGTCGTACCAGCAGCGGACCGTCTTGACACAACTCCAGTGGCATGCGTGCAAGCTGACAACCACTTCATCAGGTTGTCAAAAAGCACATCCAGTCCCAGTTCATCGCCTAGGAAGGGGTACATCAG GAATACTGCTCTGTGCAAAAACAAAGCTTGGTAAATCTCGCCTTGCAGCATATTTTGCTGAGGGGACGTCAGTTGTTGAAGACAA ATACACCAACTCAGAGTGCAATACAATGAGGAAGATTTGCAAGATATATCGAGCGCTAGTAAGTGGTGTGATGGCTATGGATGAG GTTGTCATCAAGCAACCAATTGGTACAATTAAATACCCTGGAGTTGCTAAAGGGCTGTATGTTGCTTCTCCTTCAG GGAAGCCAGCTCTGAGCAGCGTTCGCGTTCTTGATAGAGATTTGGAGAACAACTGCACATTGGTTCAG GTTGAAATTCAATCTGGAAGGCCACACCAAATCCGCATCCACCTCTCTTTCAATGGACATCCGCTAATTG GTGATCCTCTTTATGTATCTGGCGGGCAACCAAAGTGCTTTCATCCTGAATTAATGGGTGAAAATTTTGAGAAAGATGG CGGCTATCAAAGACCTGAGAATCCGGTTCCTGGGGACTGTGGATATAACTTGCATGCGCATCAAATAGTTCTTATTCACCCCATCATAAACGAG GTAGCAGCACTGACTTTGCCAAATGGGATCTTACTACCTTGA
- the LOC132615917 gene encoding RNA pseudouridine synthase 5 isoform X1, with amino-acid sequence MSKKAEVAAHFGVPWPTLNDGLTYHDIVRLTDAGLTLIEFYFRKYKNSAPLLGWLQRIQNRQITVDGKVVTLPDTELRAGAELVYHRLPWREPDAPYLLQVLFEDDHLIVVNKPSGLQVLPGGSYQQRTVLTQLQWHACKLTTTSSGCQKAHPVPVHRLGRGTSGILLCAKTKLGKSRLAAYFAEGTSVVEDKYTNSECNTMRKICKIYRALVSGVMAMDEVVIKQPIGTIKYPGVAKGLYVASPSGKPALSSVRVLDRDLENNCTLVQVEIQSGRPHQIRIHLSFNGHPLIGDPLYVSGGQPKCFHPELMGENFEKDGGYQRPENPVPGDCGYNLHAHQIVLIHPIINELIKITAPLPAILQTQEERKANQPNSS; translated from the exons ATGTCGAAAAAAGCAGAAGTTGCGGCCCATTTTGGAGTGCCATGGCCAACACTTAATGACGGATTAACCTACCATGATATTGTCCGACTCACCGATGCTG GTCTTACACTGattgaattctacttcagaaaGTACAAAAATTCAGCTCCTTTACTAGG TTGGTTGCAGAGAATTCAAAATAGACAG ATAACAGTTGATGGTAAAGTTGTTACCTTACCAGATACTGAACTCAG GGCAGGTGCTGAATTAGTATACCATCGCCTTCCTTGGAGAGAACCTGATGCACCTTACTTGTTACAAGTACTATTTGAAGATGACCACTTG ATTGTCGTAAATAAACCTTCCGGTTTGCAAGTTCTTCCTGGAGGGTCGTACCAGCAGCGGACCGTCTTGACACAACTCCAGTGGCATGCGTGCAAGCTGACAACCACTTCATCAGGTTGTCAAAAAGCACATCCAGTCCCAGTTCATCGCCTAGGAAGGGGTACATCAG GAATACTGCTCTGTGCAAAAACAAAGCTTGGTAAATCTCGCCTTGCAGCATATTTTGCTGAGGGGACGTCAGTTGTTGAAGACAA ATACACCAACTCAGAGTGCAATACAATGAGGAAGATTTGCAAGATATATCGAGCGCTAGTAAGTGGTGTGATGGCTATGGATGAG GTTGTCATCAAGCAACCAATTGGTACAATTAAATACCCTGGAGTTGCTAAAGGGCTGTATGTTGCTTCTCCTTCAG GGAAGCCAGCTCTGAGCAGCGTTCGCGTTCTTGATAGAGATTTGGAGAACAACTGCACATTGGTTCAG GTTGAAATTCAATCTGGAAGGCCACACCAAATCCGCATCCACCTCTCTTTCAATGGACATCCGCTAATTG GTGATCCTCTTTATGTATCTGGCGGGCAACCAAAGTGCTTTCATCCTGAATTAATGGGTGAAAATTTTGAGAAAGATGG CGGCTATCAAAGACCTGAGAATCCGGTTCCTGGGGACTGTGGATATAACTTGCATGCGCATCAAATAGTTCTTATTCACCCCATCATAAACGAG CTTATCAAAATTACAGCACCTCTTCCAGCTATCCTTCAAACACAAGAAGAACGCAAGGCGAACCAGCCAAACTCCAGCTAG
- the LOC132615916 gene encoding uncharacterized protein LOC132615916 produces MPPEPLPWDRKERKQQQDRTEVLSGPRWREPTPHHHYASSRWLPDYRSRAVPTTGHGKQGNWHMYTEEPGHGGFMPSRLNEDESCRQSRGDGGKYGRNNSSGRENRSFGQRDWRGGGHSWEAAASPSASARQNDATNDVNMVPNTCDQSHSREQNNKSASVNGTASTGQRFERETSLGSMEWRPLKWARSGSLSSRGSLSHSGSSKSMGVDSNETTKPELQQLGKSKAVQAVDATACVTSAAPSQETTSRKKPRLGWGEGLAKYEKKKVEPGPEDSGVVKGGASISGDSVEPGHSQPLMNLLDKSPRLAVFPDCPSPATPSSVACSSSPGLEDKQLVKATNIDQDVGNLCGSPSVVSQYYSEGSGFNLENWDLAQISHLNSSINELLQSEDPNSVDSGFMRSTAANKLLVWKSDITKALEKTEAEIDSLENELKTLNSGPENTQLVPSASCSPPKDCNANSHEDQGTTSNIASRPAPLLVDIPDDFIGEEGANIHENEQTEVKVEDIDSPGSATSKFVELPSEKDVAPVDAMIHGGMLISDDSKSRRLNVKICSFTEEKAKSRISDVRLCSLNEEKARDTLACGETSQPTASYSHSASDGSLSCGEDALYNLILAANKDSAQRAFEVFNNLLSASKCSFDFSRAIRGSSLQIDPAVKERFAKRKQFQHFKEKIIALKFRVHQYLWKEDIHMLSARKLRAKTQKKFDLSLRPVHIGHQKHRSTVRSRISTVGNLSLVPSSELLNFASRLLSELGAKVYRNTLRMPALILDQKERTMSRFISKNSLVEDPCAAEKERSLINPWTSKEREIFIDKLATFGKDFRKIASFFDHKTIADCIEFYYKNHKSDCFERTRRKPDYSKQAKVCSANTYLVASSGKRWNREANSVSLDILGAASAIAANVEDSIEIQQKGTSKYTVRMVTEYRTSRLNELERSNSLDVCHSERETVAADVLAGICGSLSSEAMSSCITSSVDPGEGNQEWKHQKVGSSTRLPLTPEVTQSVDDETCSDESCGEMDPTDWTDEEKSTFIQAVSAYGKDFVMVSRRVGTRSRDQCKIFFSKARKCLGLDKILPGPGNLVRQDVNGGSDPDACFMETKLLCNEKSSLMLEEVSDLYMKGEISKPDFTSSDDKDGAGELDSVDTELMSKNSVQVNCPVDNQEVEVIRDCEMQFGACIGNGHGDENMVPVPREGVGLSDMPCPSEVSAKHLREEIKGVVSSPEQDLKDRKTEIAEVSRSNCSLEDRKPDMVLSGSNSRLAAAREEGLCPLNGSQNMTLLESDSECKPGVNYLESNISVQRKQMPQASTADRLSELELENVGDKQCENATQSAEQPLPSTSRLAQVCQILDSYSLGESALTKSGDPGCRTSAALQEFQKVVGRNLQLDKFSATGCFLQKCNGTNRGGGSVSDPLIPNREQTGGGSSSNVKKPCRNGDVKLFGQILSKPCPQANPSSNAQQSDGSNQQLKVGSNSFSASHSLDGNSATSKFERNNFLGSENHPVRSFGFWDGNRIQTGFSALPDSAILLAKYPAAFGNYAIPSTKIEQPTLHGVVKSAERSLNGVPVFPTRDVSNGVAAADYQVYRNRDVQPFTIEMKQRQEAFSEMQRRNGFDVVAGMPQQARGVVVGRGGVLQCTGVSDPVAAIKMHYAKAEQFSGQAASIIREDDSWRSKGDVSR; encoded by the exons CCCCCAGTGCTTCTGCAAGACAGAATGATGCTACAAATGATGTTAATATGGTCCCTAACACATGTGATCAATCTCACTCTAGAGAACAGAACAATAAGAGTGCTAGTGTAAATGGAACGGCAAGCACCGGACAAAGATTTGAGAGGGAGACCTCGCTGGGGTCCATGGAATGGAGGCCACTGAAATGGGCTCGCTCTGGAAGTTTATCGTCAAGGGGATCGTTAAGTCATTCTGGTAGCTCGAAAAGCATGGGAGTGGATTCTAATGAGACAACAAAGCCCGAATTGCAGCAACTTGGAAAGTCGAAAGCTGTGCAAGCAGTGGATGCAACGGCTTGTGTAACTTCTGCTGCCCCTTCTCAAGAGACAACTTCCAGGAAGAAGCCGCGCCTGGGTTGGGGAGAAGGACTGGCCAAGTATGAGAAGAAGAAAGTTGAACCTGGTCCTGAGGATAGTGGTGTTGTTAAGGGGGGAGCTTCTATCTCTGGTGATAGTGTGGAACCTGGTCATTCTCAGCCTTTGATGAACCTGCTGGATAAAAGCCCAAGACTTGCTGTTTTTCCGGATTGCCCCTCTCCTGCCACACCTTCGTCAGTTGCTTGTAGTTCTTCACCAG GTCTTGAGGATAAACAACTAGTCAAGGCAACAAACATTGATCAGGATGTTGGTAATTTATGTGGCTCACCCAGTGTTGTCTCCCAGTATTACTCTGAGGGATCAGGTTTTAACTTAGAGAATTGGGATCTTGCTCAAATCTCCCATTTGAACTCTTCAATCAATGAATTGCTACAATCAGAGGACCCAAATTCTGTGGACTCTGGTTTTATGAGATCAACTGCAGCTAACAAGTTGCTAGTGTGGAAGAGTGATATTACTAAGGCCCTAGAAAAAACTGAAGCTGAGATTGATTCACTTGAGAATGAACTGAAGACATTGAACTCTGGACCTGAAAATACTCAGCTTGTTCCATCTGCTTCGTGCTCTCCACCAAAGGATTGCAACGCTAATTCTCATGAAGATCAAGGCACTACTTCTAATATAGCTTCTAGACCTGCTCCTTTGCTAGTTGATATACCTGACGATTTTATTGGAGAGGAAGGGGCTAATATACATGAAAATGAGCAGACCGAGGTGAAAGTTGAGGACATTGATAGCCCTGGTAGTGCAACTTCAAAGTTTGTTGAATTGCcctcagagaaagatgtggcacCTGTTGATGCCATGATACATGGTGGAATGTTGATTTCAGATGACAGTAAGTCTAGAAGATTGAATGTCAAGATATGCAGTTTCACTGAGGAAAAAGCTAAGTCTAGAATTTCAGATGTAAGACTGTGCAGCCTCAACGAGGAAAAAGCAAGGGACACACTTGCTTGCGGGGAGACCTCCCAGCCAACTGCCAGTTATTCTCACTCCGCTTCTGATGGCAGtttgagttgtggagaagatgCTTTATATAATTTGATATTAGCTGCCAACAAAGATTCTGCACAGAGAGCATTTGAAGTATTTAACAACCTACTGTCTGCCAGCAAATGTAGTTTTGATTTTTCAAGAGCAATCAGGGGCTCTTCGTTGCAAATTGATCCTGCGGTTAAGGAAAGATTTGCTAAGAGGAAGCAGTTTCAACACTTCAAAGAGAAGATAATTGCCCTAAAGTTTAGGGTACATCAGTACCTTTGGAAGGAAGATATTCACATGCTTTCTGCACGGAAGTTACGTGCAAAAACTCAGAAAAAGTTTGACTTGAGCCTGCGGCCTGTGCATATAGGACATCAAAAACACCGTTCTACAGTTCGTTCACGGATTTCTACTG TTGGAAACTTAAGTCTGGTACCCTCATCAGAACTATTGAACTTTGCAAGCAGGCTGCTCTCGGAACTTGGGGCAAAGGTCTACAGGAACACATTAAGGATGCCTGCTTTAATTTTAGATCAGAAGGAGAGGACGATGTCAAGGTTCATTTCAAAGAATAGTCTCGTGGAAGATCCCTGTGCCGCCGAGAAAGAAAGGAGTTTGATCAATCCATGGACATCTAAGGAGAGAGAAATTTTTATTGACAAGCTTGCTACCTTTGGGAAAGACTTCAGGAAGATAGCTTCTTTTTTTGATCATAAGACAATTGCTGATTGCATAGAGTTCTATTACAAGAATCACAAATCAGATTGTTTTGAGAGAACAAGGAGGAAACCAGATTATTCTAAACAAGCAAAAGTTTGTTCTGCAAATACTTACCTTGTTGCTTCTTCTGGGAAAAGATGGAACCGCGAGGCTAATTCTGTTTCTCTCGATATCTTAGGTGCTGCATCAGCAATTGCAGCTAATGTGGAGGATAGTATTGAAATTCAGCAAAAGGGTACGTCAAAGTACACTGTTCGAATGGTCACTGAGTATAGGACGTCCAGACTCAATGAGTTGGAGAGGTCAAACAGTCTTGATGTATGTCATAGTGAAAGAGAAACAGTGGCTGCTGATGTTTTGGCTGGTATCTGTGGTTCCTTATCATCAGAAGCTATGAGTTCTTGCATTACAAGTTCAGTTGATCCTGGAGAAGGAAACCAGGAATGGAAGCACCAGAAAGTGGGTTCGTCGACCAGATTGCCTCTGACTCCAGAGGTTACTCAGAGTGTTGATGATGAAACCTGTTCAGATGAGAGCTGCGGGGAGATGGATCCTACTGATTGGACAGATGAAGAGAAATCAACTTTCATCCAGGCTGTGTCAGCTTATGGCAAAGATTTTGTTATGGTCTCAAGACGTGTTGGAACGAGATCCCGTGATCAGTGCAAGATCTTCTTTAGCAAGGCTAGGAAGTGTCTTGGATTAGATAAGATTCTTCCTGGACCTGGCAATttggtgaggcaggatgttaatggtGGAAGTGATCCTGATGCTTGCTTTATGGAGACTAAGCTGTTGTGTAATGAAAAATCAAGTTTGATGTTGGAAGAGGTATCTGATTTATATATGAAGGGGGAGATCTCAAAGCCCGATTTTACCAGCTCTGATGACAAAGATGGAGCTGGAGAACTGGATTCTGTTGATACTGAACTTATGTCAAAGAATTCAGTTCAGGTAAACTGTCCTGTAGATAATCAAGAGGTGGAAGTCATTAGGGACTGTGAGATGCAGTTTGGTGCTTGTATTGGAAATGGTCATGGGGATGAGAATATGGTTCCAGTTCCTCGGGAAGGTGTTGGCCTGTCTGACATGCCGTGTCCCAGTGAAGTTTCTGCCAAGCATTTAAGGGAAGAAATCAAGGGAGTAGTCTCTTCGCCTGAACAGGATTTGAAAGATAGAAAAACAGAAATAGCTGAAGTAAGTAGGTCAAACTGCTCTTTGGAAGATAGAAAGCCCGATATGGTGTTGTCTGGGAGTAATTCTCGTCTTGCTGCTGCTAGGGAAGAGGGATTGTGTCCTCTGAATGGATCCCAGAATATGACTCTTTTGGAATCTGACTCTGAGTGTAAGCCAGGTGTCAATTACTTGGAAAGCAATATCTCAGTTCAGAGGAAACAGATGCCTCAAGCTTCTACTGCTGATAGATTATCAGAACTGGAACTTGAGAATGTTGGTGATAAGCAGTGTGAGAATGCTACTCAGTCAGCTGAACAGCCCTTGCCGAGCACTTCACGGTTAGCCCAGGTCTGCCAGATTCTTGACAGTTATTCATTGGGGGAGTCAGCTCTCACGAAGAGTGGGGATCCTGGCTGCAGAACATCAGCTGCCTTGCAAGAATTCCAGAAGGTGGTGGGTAGGAATCTACAATTAGATAAGTTTTCTGCAACTGGTTGCTTTCTCCAGAAGTGCAATGGTACAAATCGTGGTGGTGGTTCTGTTTCTGATCCTCTGATTCCTAACCGAGAACAGACAGGAGGAGGTAGTTCATCAAATGTGAAGAAACCTTGTAGGAATGGTGATGTGAAATTGTTCGGACAGATTCTCAGTAAACCATGCCCTCAAGCGAATCCCAGTTCCAATGCACAGCAGAGTGATGGTAGCAATCAGCAGTTGAAAGTTGGTAGCAATTCCTTTAGTGCAAGTCATAGTTTAGATGGGAATTCAGCCACTTCCAAATTCGAACGAAATAACTTCCTGGGTTCAGAGAATCATCCAGTGAGAAGTTTTGGTTTTTGGGACGGGAATAGGATACAGACAGGGTTTTCTGCGTTGCCCGACTCTGCTATCCTGTTGGCAAAATATCCTGCTGCATTTGGTAATTATGCAATACCTTCCACCAAAATAGAGCAGCCTACTTTGCATGGGGTTGTGAAGAGCGCCGAACGGAGTTTGAACGGTGTCCCTGTGTTTCCAACAAGAGATGTAAGTAATGGAGTAGCAGCAGCAGATTATCAAGTGTACAGAAATCGAGATGTGCAGCCTTTTACTATAGAGATGAAACAGAGGCAAGAGGCGTTCTCTGAGATGCAAAGAAGAAATGGGTTCGATGTGGTGGCTGGTATGCCGCAACAAGCGAGGGGGGTGGTTGTTGGAAGAGGAGGGGTTCTGCAGTGTACCGGTGTCTCAGATCCGGTGGCTGCCATCAAAATGCATTATGCGAAAGCTGAACAATTTAGTGGGCAGGCGGCAAGCATCATCAGAGAGGATGATTCTTGGAGAAGTAAAGGGGACGTCAGCAGGTAG